The following coding sequences lie in one Pseudomonas sp. B33.4 genomic window:
- a CDS encoding SDR family oxidoreductase, translating to MQLNDKVIIITGGCQGLGRSMAEYFASKGAKLALVDLNQEKLNDAVAACKAKGVEARSYLCNVANEEQVEHMVAQVAADFGAIHGLINNAGILRDGLLLKVKDGEMTKMSLAQWQAVIDVNLTGVFLCTREVAAKMVELKNSGAIINISSISRAGNVGQTNYSAAKAGVAAATVTWAKELARYGIRVAGIAPGFIETEMTLGMKPEALEKMTSGIPLKRMGKPEEIAHSAAYIFENDYYTGRILEMDGGLRI from the coding sequence ATGCAACTCAACGACAAAGTAATCATTATCACTGGCGGTTGCCAGGGTTTGGGCCGTTCCATGGCCGAGTATTTCGCCAGTAAGGGCGCGAAGCTCGCCCTCGTCGACCTCAATCAGGAAAAGCTCAACGACGCGGTCGCGGCTTGCAAGGCCAAAGGCGTCGAGGCGCGCAGCTATCTGTGCAACGTCGCCAATGAAGAACAGGTCGAGCACATGGTCGCCCAGGTTGCCGCTGATTTCGGCGCGATCCACGGCCTGATCAACAACGCCGGGATTTTGCGTGACGGCCTGCTGCTCAAGGTCAAGGACGGCGAAATGACCAAGATGAGCCTGGCACAGTGGCAGGCGGTGATCGACGTCAACCTGACCGGCGTGTTCCTCTGCACCCGTGAGGTGGCGGCGAAAATGGTCGAGCTGAAGAACAGCGGCGCGATCATCAACATCTCGTCGATCTCGCGTGCCGGTAACGTTGGCCAGACCAACTATTCCGCGGCCAAGGCCGGTGTTGCTGCGGCGACCGTGACCTGGGCCAAAGAGCTGGCGCGTTATGGCATTCGTGTGGCGGGTATCGCGCCGGGCTTCATCGAGACCGAGATGACCTTGGGCATGAAGCCCGAAGCGCTGGAGAAAATGACCTCGGGAATTCCGCTCAAGCGCATGGGCAAGCCGGAAGAGATCGCCCATTCGGCGGCGTATATCTTCGAGAACGACTACTACACCGGGCGGATTCTGGAGATGGATGGCGGCTTGCGTATCTGA
- the apbC gene encoding iron-sulfur cluster carrier protein ApbC: protein MSAVTRAAVEAVLSQYTDPYLNQDPVSAGCVKNIEIVGDRVNVQLEIGYAAGLFKSGWAQLLQLAIENLDGVVIAKVEVNSVIAAHKAQAQIPGLANVKNVVAVASGKGGVGKSTTAANLALALAREGAKVGILDADIYGPSQGIMFGIPERTRPEVKDQKWFVPLKAHGVEVMSMAFLTDDNTPMVWRGPMVSGALLQLVTQTAWGDLDYLVIDMPPGTGDIQLTLAQKVPVAGAVIVTTPQDLALLDARKGVEMFRKVNIPVLGVVENMAVHICSNCGHAEHLFGEGGGEKLATQYGVELLASLPLSMLIREQADGGKPTVIAEPDSQIAMVYQELARHVGARIVLQEAATPAMPNITISDD, encoded by the coding sequence ATGAGTGCCGTCACTCGCGCAGCGGTGGAAGCCGTCCTCAGCCAATACACCGACCCTTACCTGAACCAGGATCCGGTCAGCGCCGGTTGTGTGAAGAACATCGAGATCGTCGGTGACCGCGTCAACGTGCAGCTGGAAATCGGATACGCCGCCGGTCTGTTCAAGAGCGGCTGGGCGCAATTGCTGCAACTGGCCATCGAAAACCTCGACGGCGTGGTGATCGCCAAGGTTGAAGTGAACAGCGTGATCGCCGCGCACAAGGCCCAGGCGCAGATTCCGGGGCTGGCCAACGTCAAGAATGTGGTCGCCGTGGCGTCCGGCAAGGGTGGCGTGGGCAAGTCGACCACTGCGGCCAACCTCGCCCTGGCCCTGGCCCGTGAAGGCGCCAAGGTCGGCATTCTCGACGCCGATATCTACGGCCCGAGCCAGGGCATCATGTTCGGCATCCCCGAGCGCACTCGCCCCGAGGTCAAGGATCAGAAGTGGTTCGTGCCGCTCAAGGCCCATGGCGTTGAAGTCATGTCGATGGCGTTCCTGACCGACGACAACACGCCGATGGTCTGGCGCGGACCGATGGTCTCCGGCGCCTTGCTGCAACTGGTCACGCAAACCGCGTGGGGCGATCTCGATTATCTGGTTATCGACATGCCGCCGGGCACTGGCGACATTCAGTTGACCCTGGCGCAGAAAGTCCCGGTGGCCGGCGCGGTGATCGTCACTACTCCGCAGGATCTGGCATTGCTGGATGCACGCAAAGGCGTGGAAATGTTCCGCAAGGTCAACATTCCGGTGCTGGGCGTGGTGGAAAACATGGCCGTGCACATCTGCTCGAACTGCGGGCATGCCGAGCATCTGTTCGGTGAGGGCGGCGGTGAGAAACTGGCGACCCAGTACGGTGTGGAGCTGCTGGCTTCACTGCCGCTGTCGATGCTGATCCGCGAGCAGGCCGATGGCGGCAAGCCAACGGTGATCGCCGAGCCGGACAGCCAGATTGCCATGGTCTACCAGGAACTGGCCCGCCACGTCGGCGCACGGATTGTGTTGCAGGAAGCCGCTACCCCGGCGATGCCGAACATCACCATCAGCGACGATTGA
- the metG gene encoding methionine--tRNA ligase, which produces MSEPRKILVTSALPYANGSIHLGHMLEYIQTDMWVRFQKHRGNQCIYVCADDAHGSAIMLRAEKEGITPEQLIANVQAEHSADFAEFLVDFDNFHSTHAEENRELSSQIYLKLRDAGHIAQRSITQYFDPEKKMFLADRFIKGTCPKCGTEDQYGDNCEKCGATYAPTDLKDPKSAISGATPVLKDSQHFFFKLPDFQQMLQTWTRSGTLQDAVANKIAEWLDAGLQQWDISRDAPYFGFEIPGEPGKYFYVWLDAPIGYMASFKNLCDRTPELDFDAFWGKDSTAELYHFIGKDIVNFHALFWPAMLEGAGYRKPTGINVHGYLTVNGQKMSKSRGTFIKARTYLDHLSPEYLRYYYAAKLGRGVDDLDLNLEDFVQKVNSDLVGKVVNIASRCAGFIQKGNAGLLVDTNAAPELTEAFLAAAPSIADAYEARDFARAMRETMALADRANAWIADKAPWSLNKQEGKQDEVQAICATAINLFRQLVIFLKPVLPLLAADAEAFLNVAPLTWNDHTTLLANHQLNEFKPLMTRIDPVKVQAMSDASKEDLTASQTDTGAAAPAGNGELAKDPLSPEIDFDAFAAIDLRVALIVKAEHVEGADKLLRLTLDIGDEQRNVFSGIKSAYPDPSRLDGRLTMMIANLKPRKMKFGISEGMVMAAGPGGEEIYLLSPDSGAKPGQRIK; this is translated from the coding sequence ATGTCCGAACCACGCAAGATCCTCGTCACCAGCGCCCTGCCCTACGCCAACGGTTCGATTCACCTTGGCCATATGCTGGAATATATCCAGACCGATATGTGGGTGCGCTTCCAGAAGCATCGCGGCAATCAATGCATTTATGTCTGCGCCGACGACGCCCACGGTTCGGCGATCATGCTGCGCGCGGAAAAGGAAGGCATCACCCCGGAACAACTGATCGCCAACGTGCAGGCTGAACACAGCGCCGACTTTGCCGAGTTCCTCGTTGATTTCGACAACTTCCACTCCACTCACGCTGAAGAAAACCGTGAGCTGTCGAGCCAGATCTACCTCAAGCTGCGTGACGCCGGGCACATCGCCCAGCGCTCGATCACCCAGTATTTCGACCCGGAAAAGAAAATGTTCCTGGCCGACCGCTTCATCAAGGGCACCTGCCCGAAATGTGGCACTGAAGACCAGTACGGCGACAACTGCGAAAAATGCGGCGCGACCTACGCACCGACCGACCTGAAGGATCCGAAGTCGGCGATCTCTGGCGCCACCCCGGTGCTCAAGGATTCCCAGCACTTCTTCTTCAAGCTGCCGGACTTCCAGCAAATGCTGCAGACCTGGACCCGCAGCGGCACCCTGCAGGACGCCGTCGCCAACAAGATCGCCGAATGGCTGGATGCCGGCCTGCAGCAGTGGGACATCTCCCGCGATGCGCCGTACTTCGGTTTCGAGATCCCGGGCGAGCCGGGCAAGTATTTCTACGTGTGGCTGGACGCGCCAATCGGCTACATGGCCAGCTTCAAGAACCTCTGCGACCGCACACCGGAACTGGATTTCGACGCGTTCTGGGGCAAAGACTCCACTGCCGAGCTGTACCACTTCATCGGCAAGGACATCGTCAACTTCCACGCGCTGTTCTGGCCAGCGATGCTCGAAGGCGCGGGCTACCGCAAGCCGACCGGCATCAACGTGCACGGCTACCTGACCGTCAACGGCCAGAAGATGTCCAAGTCGCGCGGCACCTTCATCAAGGCCCGTACCTACCTGGATCATCTGTCGCCGGAATACCTGCGCTACTACTACGCGGCCAAACTCGGTCGTGGCGTTGACGACCTCGACCTGAACCTCGAAGACTTCGTGCAGAAGGTCAACTCCGACCTGGTCGGCAAAGTGGTCAACATCGCCAGCCGTTGCGCCGGTTTCATTCAAAAAGGCAACGCCGGCCTGCTGGTCGACACCAATGCCGCGCCAGAGCTGACCGAGGCGTTCCTCGCCGCCGCGCCAAGCATTGCCGACGCCTATGAGGCCCGCGACTTCGCCCGCGCCATGCGTGAAACCATGGCCCTCGCCGACCGCGCCAACGCCTGGATCGCCGACAAGGCCCCATGGTCGCTGAACAAACAGGAAGGCAAACAGGATGAAGTCCAGGCGATCTGCGCCACCGCCATCAACCTGTTCCGCCAACTGGTGATCTTCCTCAAACCGGTGCTGCCGCTACTGGCCGCCGATGCCGAGGCGTTCCTCAATGTTGCCCCGCTGACCTGGAACGACCACACCACCCTGCTGGCCAACCATCAGCTCAACGAATTCAAGCCGTTGATGACCCGCATCGACCCGGTAAAAGTACAAGCCATGAGCGACGCCTCGAAGGAAGACCTGACCGCCAGCCAGACCGACACCGGTGCCGCTGCTCCAGCCGGCAATGGCGAACTGGCCAAGGATCCGCTGTCGCCGGAAATCGACTTCGACGCCTTTGCGGCCATCGACCTGCGCGTCGCGCTGATCGTCAAGGCTGAGCACGTGGAAGGTGCCGACAAACTGCTGCGCCTGACACTGGATATCGGTGACGAGCAACGCAACGTGTTCTCGGGCATCAAGAGCGCTTATCCGGATCCGTCCAGACTCGACGGCCGTCTGACCATGATGATCGCCAACCTCAAGCCACGGAAAATGAAATTCGGTATTTCCGAAGGCATGGTGATGGCGGCCGGCCCTGGCGGTGAAGAGATTTACCTGCTGAGCCCGGACAGCGGCGCCAAGCCGGGTCAGCGCATCAAGTAA
- a CDS encoding electron transport complex protein RnfA, with product MTELVLTLVSAALLNNFVLHWPLGVDPLLAGNRRQVHALGLATLCLMLIVGVIGYVIWHWLLVPFHLEALRLLVFLPLSVLLIAPLLKMLARGLPNLPFEGLWPLLLGNAGVLGLALINAQNDRGLLQATALSLGAGLGFWLVLSLFCDLRERTADNDIPLPFRGLPIDLIGAGLIAVIFLGFSGLIKT from the coding sequence ATGACCGAACTCGTGCTAACGCTTGTCAGTGCTGCGCTGCTCAACAACTTCGTGTTGCACTGGCCGCTGGGCGTCGATCCGCTGTTGGCGGGCAATCGTCGCCAGGTGCACGCGCTGGGTTTGGCGACGTTGTGTCTGATGTTGATCGTTGGCGTGATCGGTTACGTAATCTGGCATTGGTTGCTGGTGCCGTTTCACCTTGAAGCCCTGCGGTTGTTGGTATTTCTGCCATTGAGCGTTTTACTGATCGCGCCACTGCTGAAAATGCTGGCGCGCGGGCTGCCGAATCTGCCCTTCGAAGGTTTGTGGCCGTTGTTGCTGGGCAACGCCGGTGTACTCGGGCTGGCGCTGATCAACGCGCAAAACGATCGAGGCCTGCTGCAGGCCACTGCGCTGAGTCTCGGCGCCGGGCTGGGCTTCTGGCTGGTGCTGAGCCTGTTCTGTGATTTGCGCGAGCGTACGGCCGACAACGATATTCCACTGCCCTTTCGCGGCTTGCCGATCGATCTGATCGGTGCCGGACTGATTGCAGTGATTTTTCTCGGATTCAGTGGACTGATCAAAACATGA
- the rsxB gene encoding electron transport complex subunit RsxB produces the protein MSLIQRIDALLPQTQCGKCGHPGCKPYAQGIAEGEPINKCPPGGDETIAALAELLKVPVLELDISRGSAPPQVAYIREAECIGCTKCIQACPIDAIVGAAKLMHTVIIDECTGCDLCVAPCPVDCIEMHPLPLGTLPVVGGLALSLDEQRARAAKRDHARQRFERRNERLQREEQHKQAEREARAKRAAQPEVTATDPVQAALERVRAQKAATADAALKKAKIDVAMSRAQLHKSLKAFGHPPTFEQQSQLIVLQQQFEAAELALAKLESSATPAPIVPAPAKDADLKRAKIQLAMRRAELKKAQTAEAAPDQIAALEQALRDAEQALHAAEAISEQPLPDLVRVEKRPIDSQLRQLKTELAYARADLNKLERRADTPTEMLDKARARLQDAERQVQDHVAP, from the coding sequence ATGAGTCTGATTCAACGCATCGATGCCCTCCTGCCGCAGACCCAATGCGGCAAGTGTGGCCATCCCGGATGCAAGCCCTATGCACAAGGCATCGCCGAGGGCGAGCCGATCAACAAGTGCCCGCCGGGCGGTGACGAAACCATCGCTGCACTGGCTGAACTGCTGAAAGTGCCGGTGCTGGAACTGGACATCAGTCGCGGTTCGGCGCCACCTCAAGTCGCCTATATCCGCGAAGCCGAATGCATTGGCTGCACCAAGTGCATCCAAGCCTGCCCGATCGACGCAATTGTCGGCGCAGCGAAACTGATGCACACCGTGATCATCGATGAATGCACCGGTTGCGACCTGTGTGTCGCGCCGTGCCCGGTGGATTGCATTGAAATGCACCCGCTGCCGCTCGGCACATTGCCGGTGGTCGGCGGTCTGGCCTTGAGCCTCGACGAGCAACGCGCCCGCGCCGCCAAACGTGATCACGCGCGTCAGCGCTTCGAGCGGCGCAATGAGCGTCTGCAACGCGAAGAACAGCACAAACAGGCTGAGCGAGAGGCGCGGGCAAAACGGGCGGCGCAACCTGAAGTGACCGCCACCGATCCGGTGCAGGCGGCGCTGGAGCGAGTGCGTGCGCAGAAAGCAGCGACCGCAGATGCAGCACTGAAGAAAGCCAAGATCGATGTGGCGATGAGCCGTGCGCAATTGCACAAATCGTTGAAAGCCTTCGGCCATCCGCCGACATTCGAGCAGCAGTCGCAACTGATCGTGTTGCAGCAGCAGTTCGAAGCGGCAGAACTGGCCTTGGCGAAACTTGAAAGCAGTGCAACGCCGGCGCCCATAGTGCCCGCTCCCGCCAAAGACGCCGATCTGAAACGCGCGAAGATCCAGTTGGCCATGCGCCGCGCTGAACTGAAAAAAGCACAAACCGCCGAAGCGGCGCCCGATCAGATCGCCGCGCTGGAACAAGCGCTGCGCGACGCCGAGCAGGCCCTGCACGCCGCCGAAGCCATCAGCGAGCAGCCATTGCCTGACTTGGTGCGCGTCGAAAAACGTCCGATCGACAGCCAGCTTCGCCAGCTGAAAACCGAATTGGCCTACGCCCGCGCGGACCTCAATAAACTCGAACGGCGCGCCGACACGCCCACAGAAATGCTCGACAAGGCCCGCGCCCGCCTGCAAGACGCCGAGCGCCAGGTGCAAGACCATGTCGCCCCTTGA
- a CDS encoding RnfABCDGE type electron transport complex subunit D encodes MSPLETPDNRLQQAMKLVLLATLPGLLALFWFYGWGVLINLLLSLLTALIVEAAVLRLRRQPMQPTLSDGSALVSATLLAAALPPYCPWWLTVTAIASGLLFGKHVYGGVGKNPFNPAMLGFALAMVMFPQPMTHWPAHGVDLTAAFQQVFGAGVAPDAWAQATVLDSLRINKSLTMDELFASNPAFGRFGGHGVEWVNLAFLAGGLFLLKRQVFAWHAPVGMLASLFVVSLLCWNGSGSNSHGSPLFHLLSGATMLGAFFIITEPVSGAKTALARLLFGVGTGLLTYLIRAWGGYPDGVAFAVLLMNLGVPALERFAAARQSEVSP; translated from the coding sequence ATGTCGCCCCTTGAAACGCCGGACAATCGCCTGCAACAGGCGATGAAGCTGGTACTGCTGGCGACGTTGCCGGGGCTGCTGGCGCTGTTCTGGTTTTACGGTTGGGGCGTGTTGATCAATCTGCTGCTGTCTCTGCTCACCGCGCTGATTGTCGAGGCTGCGGTGCTCCGTCTGCGTCGACAACCCATGCAGCCGACGCTGAGCGACGGCAGTGCGCTGGTGAGCGCGACGTTGCTGGCTGCCGCCCTGCCACCCTACTGCCCCTGGTGGCTGACGGTGACGGCCATTGCCTCGGGTTTGCTGTTCGGCAAGCATGTATACGGTGGCGTCGGGAAAAACCCCTTCAACCCGGCAATGCTCGGCTTCGCGCTGGCCATGGTGATGTTCCCGCAGCCGATGACCCATTGGCCGGCCCACGGCGTGGATCTGACCGCCGCTTTTCAACAGGTGTTCGGCGCAGGTGTGGCACCGGACGCCTGGGCACAGGCCACCGTGCTGGACAGCCTGCGCATCAACAAAAGCCTGACCATGGACGAATTGTTCGCCAGCAACCCGGCCTTCGGCCGCTTTGGCGGACACGGTGTGGAATGGGTGAATCTGGCGTTTCTTGCCGGCGGGCTGTTTTTGCTGAAACGCCAGGTCTTTGCCTGGCACGCTCCAGTGGGCATGCTTGCCAGCCTGTTTGTCGTCAGCCTGCTGTGCTGGAATGGTTCAGGGTCGAACTCGCATGGATCGCCGCTGTTTCATCTGCTTAGCGGCGCAACCATGCTGGGCGCGTTCTTCATCATCACTGAACCGGTCTCCGGCGCGAAAACCGCGCTCGCCCGTCTGCTGTTCGGTGTCGGCACAGGGCTGCTGACTTATTTGATCCGCGCCTGGGGCGGATACCCGGATGGTGTGGCGTTTGCGGTATTGCTGATGAATCTTGGCGTACCGGCGCTGGAGCGATTTGCCGCTGCTCGTCAGTCAGAGGTGAGCCCATGA
- a CDS encoding RnfABCDGE type electron transport complex subunit G: MNRTVSAVTVVLLAVIGIAATYVVQRINAPQIAAAQRLIETRKLLDLLPLQTYDNQPLEQPLAVADIALRHSTLTGGYRATLGGKTVAILLRSQAQGYAGAIELLIAVDANGRLLGVKTLKQAETPALGGHLGDWPNAWLQTFIGKSGNEPTEAGWALKKDQGQFDQMAGATITSRAAISAIHDALRYFDEHRAALLGSGT, translated from the coding sequence ATGAATCGCACGGTCAGCGCGGTGACTGTTGTCTTGCTGGCCGTCATCGGCATCGCTGCGACGTACGTTGTACAACGCATTAACGCACCGCAGATTGCCGCCGCGCAGCGCTTGATCGAAACCCGCAAACTGCTTGATTTGCTGCCGCTTCAAACCTACGACAATCAACCATTGGAACAACCTTTGGCCGTGGCCGACATTGCCTTGCGCCATAGCACGTTGACGGGCGGTTATCGCGCGACCCTGGGCGGCAAGACTGTAGCGATACTGCTGCGAAGTCAGGCCCAGGGTTATGCGGGCGCCATCGAGTTGTTGATCGCTGTGGATGCCAACGGCAGATTGTTGGGTGTCAAAACCCTCAAACAGGCCGAAACGCCAGCACTCGGCGGGCATCTCGGTGACTGGCCGAATGCCTGGCTGCAGACGTTTATCGGCAAATCGGGCAATGAGCCGACAGAGGCGGGCTGGGCACTGAAAAAAGATCAAGGACAGTTCGACCAAATGGCCGGAGCAACCATCACCTCTCGCGCCGCAATCAGCGCGATCCATGATGCATTGCGCTATTTCGATGAACATCGTGCGGCACTGCTGGGGAGCGGCACATGA
- a CDS encoding Rnf-Nqr domain containing protein — protein sequence MNRSAAISNALMLTLLLGTSESLAGALGTLLMFATVVSLYGLCMSALRSRLTGTSVLLASLLLAATFTSCAELMVQRWFLPWQQAFGLYTSLFALQCVVLEHNGFWHQSLTARFKLCVMFGSLMLMLAGLRELIGHGSLGRGLAESWPGIVVFSEGLHLITLIPGAFILLALLLAARQALIRPNSISKETHRP from the coding sequence ATGAACCGGTCGGCGGCTATTTCGAACGCCTTGATGCTGACCCTGCTGCTTGGCACCAGCGAGTCATTGGCAGGTGCGCTGGGTACATTATTGATGTTCGCCACGGTGGTGAGCCTCTATGGCCTGTGCATGTCCGCTTTACGCTCACGACTCACAGGCACAAGTGTATTGCTGGCAAGCCTGCTGCTCGCCGCGACTTTCACCAGTTGCGCAGAGCTTATGGTGCAACGCTGGTTTCTACCCTGGCAGCAAGCATTCGGCCTCTATACCAGCCTGTTCGCCTTGCAATGCGTGGTGCTGGAGCACAATGGTTTCTGGCACCAGTCGCTGACCGCGCGCTTCAAGCTTTGCGTTATGTTCGGCAGTTTAATGCTGATGCTCGCCGGACTGCGTGAGCTCATCGGTCACGGTAGCCTGGGCCGGGGACTCGCCGAATCATGGCCAGGTATTGTTGTATTCAGCGAAGGGCTGCATTTGATCACCTTGATACCCGGCGCTTTTATTTTGTTGGCACTGCTGCTTGCGGCGCGCCAGGCGTTGATTCGCCCGAACTCAATTTCCAAGGAAACACATCGTCCATGA
- the nth gene encoding endonuclease III, whose product MNAAKRLEIFRRLHEDNPEPKTELAYSSPFELLIAVILSAQSTDVGVNKATAKLFPVANTPAAIHALGVDGLSEYIKTIGLYNSKARNVIETCRLLVERHGSEVPQTREELEALPGVGRKTANVVLNTAFRQLTMAVDTHIFRVSNRTGIAPGKNVVEVERKLMKFVPKEFLLDSHHWLILHGRYVCLARKPRCGSCRIEDLCEYKDKTSDD is encoded by the coding sequence ATGAATGCTGCAAAACGTCTGGAGATTTTTCGCCGCCTGCACGAAGACAATCCGGAGCCGAAGACCGAGCTGGCCTACTCCTCGCCGTTCGAGTTGTTGATCGCCGTGATTCTTTCAGCGCAGTCGACCGACGTCGGTGTCAACAAGGCCACGGCGAAGCTGTTCCCGGTTGCCAATACACCGGCCGCGATACACGCCTTGGGTGTCGACGGTCTATCCGAATACATCAAGACGATCGGTCTCTACAACAGCAAGGCCAGGAACGTCATCGAAACCTGCCGTTTGCTGGTTGAACGCCATGGCAGCGAGGTTCCGCAAACCCGTGAAGAGCTCGAAGCCTTGCCCGGAGTGGGCCGCAAAACCGCTAACGTAGTGCTCAACACGGCTTTCCGGCAACTGACCATGGCTGTCGACACCCACATATTTCGGGTCAGCAACCGCACCGGCATTGCCCCGGGCAAAAACGTGGTCGAGGTAGAAAGAAAGCTGATGAAGTTTGTACCCAAAGAATTCCTGCTCGACTCTCATCACTGGCTGATTCTGCACGGCCGCTATGTGTGTCTGGCCCGCAAGCCGCGCTGCGGCAGTTGCCGCATCGAAGACTTGTGCGAATACAAAGACAAAACTTCGGACGATTGA
- a CDS encoding PA3496 family putative envelope integrity protein: protein MSSDKDQLDVDDDIAAETDDAEPVVEVAKTNLSKRRTIDNLLEERRLQKQLAEFDFDD, encoded by the coding sequence ATGAGTAGCGACAAAGACCAACTGGATGTAGATGACGATATCGCTGCAGAAACTGATGACGCCGAACCTGTGGTCGAAGTCGCCAAGACCAATCTGAGCAAGCGCCGCACCATCGATAACCTGCTTGAGGAGCGTCGACTGCAAAAACAATTGGCCGAGTTCGATTTTGATGACTGA
- a CDS encoding response regulator transcription factor, whose translation MNKVLIVDDHPVIRLAVRMLMERHGYEVIAETDNGVDALQLAREQMPDIVILDIGIPKLDGLEVIARLTSTAMPVKVLVLTSQAPGHFSMRCMQSGAAGYVCKQQDLTELLSAIKAVLSGYSYFPNQALHTVRTSLGNASEADMVDRLSGREMMVLQQLARGKTNKEIADGMFLSNKTVSTYKTRLLLKLNARSLVDLIELAQRNGLV comes from the coding sequence ATGAATAAAGTGCTGATCGTAGATGATCATCCTGTCATTCGTCTTGCGGTGCGTATGCTGATGGAGCGTCATGGCTACGAAGTCATCGCAGAGACTGATAACGGTGTGGATGCGTTACAACTGGCTCGAGAACAAATGCCGGATATTGTTATTCTGGATATTGGAATACCGAAGCTTGATGGTCTGGAAGTTATCGCGCGTCTGACTTCGACGGCCATGCCTGTTAAAGTCCTGGTATTGACTTCACAGGCTCCCGGGCATTTTTCAATGCGCTGCATGCAGTCGGGGGCGGCCGGCTATGTCTGCAAACAGCAGGACCTGACCGAATTGCTCAGTGCAATAAAGGCGGTATTGTCAGGCTACAGTTATTTCCCCAATCAGGCTTTGCATACGGTGCGAACCAGTCTGGGCAATGCCAGTGAGGCCGACATGGTGGATCGTCTGTCCGGTCGGGAAATGATGGTGTTACAGCAGTTGGCACGGGGAAAGACCAACAAGGAAATCGCCGATGGCATGTTTTTGAGTAACAAAACCGTGAGCACTTACAAGACACGCTTGTTGTTGAAGCTTAATGCACGTTCCCTGGTTGACCTGATCGAGTTGGCGCAGCGCAATGGTCTGGTCTGA
- a CDS encoding argininosuccinate synthase, whose amino-acid sequence MADVNKVVLAYSGGLDTSVILKWLQDTYNCEVVTFTADLGQGEEVEPARAKAQAMGVKEIYIDDLREEFVRDFVYPMFRANTVYEGEYLLGTSIARPLIAKRLIEIANETGADAISHGATGKGNDQVRFELGAYALKPGVKVIAPWREWDLLSREKLMDYAEKHAIPIERHGKKKSPYSMDANLLHISYEGGVLEDTWTEHEEDMWKWTVSPENAPDKPQYLELTYRNGDIVALDGVEMTPATVLATLNKIGGAHGIGRLDIVENRYVGMKSRGCYETPGGTIMLRAHRAIESITLDREVAHLKDELMPKYASLIYTGYWWSPERLMLQQMIDASQVNVNGVVRLKLYKGNVIVTGRKSDDSLFDANIATFEEDGGAYNQADAAGFIKLNALRMRIAANKGRKLF is encoded by the coding sequence ATGGCGGACGTAAACAAGGTCGTTCTGGCGTATTCCGGCGGCCTGGACACTTCGGTGATCCTCAAGTGGCTGCAGGATACTTATAACTGTGAAGTGGTGACTTTCACCGCTGATCTCGGTCAAGGCGAAGAGGTCGAGCCGGCCCGCGCCAAGGCTCAGGCCATGGGCGTCAAAGAAATCTACATCGACGATCTGCGCGAAGAATTCGTGCGTGATTTCGTGTACCCGATGTTCCGCGCCAACACCGTTTACGAGGGTGAGTACCTGCTGGGTACTTCCATCGCACGTCCGCTGATCGCCAAGCGTCTGATCGAAATCGCCAACGAAACCGGCGCTGATGCCATTTCCCATGGCGCCACCGGCAAGGGCAACGATCAGGTGCGTTTCGAATTGGGTGCCTATGCACTCAAGCCTGGCGTAAAAGTGATTGCCCCTTGGCGCGAGTGGGACCTGCTGTCCCGCGAGAAGCTGATGGACTACGCCGAGAAGCACGCGATCCCGATCGAGCGCCACGGCAAGAAGAAGTCCCCGTACTCGATGGACGCCAACCTGCTGCACATCTCCTATGAAGGCGGCGTGCTGGAAGACACCTGGACCGAGCACGAAGAAGACATGTGGAAATGGACCGTCTCCCCGGAGAACGCTCCTGACAAACCACAGTACCTGGAACTGACCTACCGCAACGGCGACATCGTTGCACTGGACGGCGTTGAAATGACTCCGGCCACCGTGCTGGCGACGCTGAACAAGATCGGTGGTGCTCACGGTATCGGCCGTCTCGACATCGTCGAAAACCGTTACGTCGGCATGAAGTCCCGTGGCTGCTACGAAACCCCGGGCGGCACCATCATGCTGCGCGCTCACCGCGCCATCGAATCGATCACCCTGGACCGGGAAGTCGCTCACCTCAAAGACGAGCTGATGCCGAAATACGCCAGCCTGATCTACACCGGTTACTGGTGGAGCCCTGAGCGTCTGATGCTGCAACAGATGATCGATGCCTCGCAGGTCAACGTGAACGGCGTTGTGCGCCTGAAGCTGTACAAAGGCAACGTGATCGTTACCGGCCGCAAGTCCGACGATTCGCTGTTCGATGCCAACATCGCGACCTTCGAAGAAGATGGCGGTGCGTACAACCAGGCTGACGCGGCGGGCTTCATCAAGCTCAACGCGCTGCGCATGCGCATTGCTGCCAACAAGGGCCGCAAGCTGTTCTAA